One genomic region from Burkholderia latens encodes:
- the bcsE gene encoding cellulose biosynthesis protein BcsE, which translates to MNTELDATRPALGAAGLLGRLRALLRTGPAGSRAGPLSRLAIDGLPDAWTQLDAGGLYAVYAAAGTPACDALVWESARQSRTRDVTVVLAREPAQVVSQLHTRGFAGGAQPAGWPRNLNVLAMPAARAAAGDDAATQPDAPRVVAPGPFARLTGGLRAMKRYGFRARSVYFIEGAQRWFSWDDPAVLAEEGAALADWCRTHRIALVLLVDPDIARTDAGPRTDDPPLVRDASRAARSGFHGVCTGVAQLQRTHGELLWVVDFWRAGDTLAAGEVRPLRFAPSGRLAAIADGDAAEPARRMKLATDEDRVVASRAVFDDGARAPAGWEIVDDNAAVVAACSHAQAATAVLAFRSHAQLEGVCAAVHALRRQCGGALKIAVVERDVVLRQQFEMLVLSVGANRVVARDLPLSRMHAAVSALRGQLYARPVAPDYRAALAAALGDSVLGYLPVGAFCLRIRAVLDRGAVLALPHTLVKIALLPGVSHVDALRHCRPRRAGDVVTADAAHLYVFLFACEPADADDALARIFDVPVDTLSDRVVCLGQGSIDTELDALKAENRRAPIADYSDLFAAARPAGAGAVAGAEGAAGAGGAAEVHGASAAEAAALAEPPAADYTAAGSPAAHPASQPAHADDAAPGAEMPAHAAVFPAVRARGAIRSAMPLRKQEGA; encoded by the coding sequence GTGAATACGGAACTCGATGCTACCCGTCCCGCGCTCGGCGCCGCCGGCCTGCTGGGCCGCCTGCGCGCGCTGCTGCGCACCGGGCCGGCCGGCAGCCGCGCCGGCCCGTTGAGCCGGCTCGCGATCGACGGGCTGCCGGATGCGTGGACACAGCTCGACGCGGGCGGCCTGTACGCCGTGTATGCGGCTGCGGGCACGCCGGCGTGCGATGCGCTGGTGTGGGAGAGCGCGCGTCAGTCGCGCACGCGCGACGTGACGGTCGTGCTCGCGCGGGAGCCCGCGCAGGTCGTCTCGCAGTTGCACACGCGCGGTTTCGCGGGCGGCGCGCAGCCGGCCGGCTGGCCGCGCAATCTGAACGTGCTCGCGATGCCGGCCGCGCGTGCCGCGGCCGGCGACGATGCCGCGACGCAGCCGGATGCGCCGCGCGTCGTGGCGCCCGGACCGTTCGCACGGCTCACCGGCGGCCTGCGCGCAATGAAGCGCTACGGCTTTCGCGCGCGTTCCGTGTATTTCATCGAAGGCGCGCAGCGCTGGTTCAGCTGGGACGATCCAGCCGTACTCGCGGAAGAAGGGGCGGCGCTCGCGGACTGGTGCCGCACGCACCGGATCGCGCTGGTGCTGCTCGTCGACCCGGACATCGCGCGTACGGACGCCGGCCCGCGCACCGACGATCCGCCGCTCGTGCGCGACGCGAGCCGCGCGGCGCGCAGCGGCTTTCACGGCGTATGCACGGGTGTTGCGCAGTTGCAGCGCACGCACGGCGAGCTGCTGTGGGTTGTCGATTTCTGGCGCGCGGGCGACACGCTCGCGGCCGGCGAGGTGCGGCCGCTGCGCTTTGCGCCGAGCGGCCGCCTCGCGGCAATCGCCGACGGCGATGCAGCGGAGCCCGCCCGCCGGATGAAGCTTGCGACCGACGAGGATCGCGTCGTCGCGAGTCGCGCGGTGTTCGACGACGGCGCGCGCGCGCCTGCCGGCTGGGAAATCGTCGACGACAACGCGGCCGTCGTCGCGGCCTGCTCGCATGCGCAGGCCGCGACCGCCGTGCTGGCGTTTCGCTCGCATGCGCAGCTCGAGGGCGTGTGCGCGGCGGTCCACGCGTTGCGCCGGCAGTGCGGGGGCGCGCTGAAGATCGCGGTAGTCGAGCGCGACGTGGTGCTGCGCCAGCAGTTCGAGATGCTGGTGCTGAGCGTCGGCGCGAATCGCGTCGTCGCGCGCGACCTGCCGCTGTCGCGCATGCATGCCGCCGTAAGCGCACTGCGCGGGCAGTTGTATGCGCGCCCCGTCGCGCCCGATTATCGTGCGGCGCTCGCGGCTGCGCTCGGCGATTCGGTGCTCGGCTACCTGCCGGTCGGCGCGTTCTGCCTGCGGATTCGCGCGGTGCTCGATCGCGGTGCCGTGCTCGCGCTGCCGCACACGCTCGTGAAGATCGCGCTGCTGCCGGGCGTGTCGCACGTCGACGCGCTGCGGCACTGCCGGCCGCGCCGCGCCGGCGACGTCGTGACCGCCGATGCGGCGCACCTGTACGTGTTCCTGTTCGCGTGCGAGCCGGCCGACGCCGACGATGCGCTTGCGCGGATCTTCGACGTGCCGGTCGATACGCTGTCCGACCGCGTCGTGTGTCTCGGCCAGGGCAGCATCGATACGGAACTCGACGCGCTGAAGGCGGAGAACCGGCGCGCGCCGATCGCCGACTACAGCGACCTGTTCGCGGCGGCGCGTCCGGCGGGCGCGGGGGCTGTTGCGGGTGCGGAAGGCGCGGCAGGCGCCGGCGGTGCGGCGGAGGTGCACGGTGCATCCGCAGCGGAAGCCGCGGCGCTGGCCGAACCACCGGCTGCCGACTACACGGCGGCCGGCAGTCCTGCCGCGCATCCGGCATCGCAGCCCGCGCACGCCGACGATGCAGCGCCGGGCGCCGAGATGCCCGCGCACGCCGCCGTGTTTCCTGCCGTGCGTGCGCGCGGCGCCATTCGCAGCGCGATGCCGTTGCGCAAGCAGGAGGGCGCATGA
- the bcsQ gene encoding cellulose biosynthesis protein BcsQ, whose translation MKTIAITSTTGGAGRTTLAGALAVLLARRGRSVVALELDAQNLMGATLGLDTLAEHGLAQSLLGHPTDAAPWHAHTWRNADGVLFVPYGQVDAAGAAACDARLAADPAWLSRALDEIALPADGVVLIDTARYPSPQAEQAIRRADLTLVVVPPEPAACATVAVRLDALRAGGGDLQIVVNRLNPARDMQRDAVAMLRTVAGPASMLEQRIHVDAAVPESLARGSWIFDDAPYSQASHDLNGVANWVDAWLEAAAGRAGAAR comes from the coding sequence ATGAAGACGATCGCCATCACGTCGACGACGGGCGGCGCGGGCCGCACGACGCTTGCCGGCGCGCTCGCGGTGCTGCTCGCGCGTCGCGGCCGGTCCGTGGTCGCGCTCGAACTCGACGCACAGAACCTGATGGGCGCGACGCTGGGCCTCGACACGCTGGCCGAGCACGGGCTCGCGCAGAGCCTGCTCGGCCACCCGACGGACGCTGCGCCATGGCATGCGCATACGTGGCGCAACGCCGACGGCGTGCTGTTCGTACCGTACGGGCAGGTCGACGCAGCGGGCGCCGCCGCGTGCGATGCGCGGCTCGCGGCCGATCCGGCGTGGCTGTCGCGCGCGCTCGACGAGATCGCACTGCCGGCCGACGGCGTCGTGCTCATTGATACCGCCCGCTATCCGTCGCCGCAGGCCGAACAGGCGATTCGCCGCGCGGATCTGACGCTCGTCGTCGTGCCGCCGGAGCCGGCCGCATGCGCGACGGTGGCCGTGCGCCTGGACGCGCTGCGCGCGGGCGGCGGCGACCTGCAGATCGTCGTGAACCGGCTGAACCCCGCACGCGACATGCAGCGCGATGCGGTCGCGATGCTGCGCACGGTGGCGGGGCCGGCGTCGATGCTCGAGCAGCGCATCCACGTCGACGCGGCCGTGCCCGAATCGCTCGCGCGCGGCAGCTGGATTTTCGACGACGCACCGTATTCGCAGGCATCGCACGACCTGAACGGCGTCGCGAACTGGGTCGATGCATGGCTCGAGGCGGCGGCCGGTCGCGCGGGAGCCGCGCGATGA
- the bcsA gene encoding UDP-forming cellulose synthase catalytic subunit, which yields MRAAFGSRWRAAARRVSDWCARGIGLPAERTLLDWVVRLFFHAPPPGRADPVRRWARAAFLRLAREWGVLQPLSVREWLWRAIVRAPRAADGRPARDPLAWFDTFVVPVYVAVRALGARVDALLARLPWARWGGWLDARAHGVGRRRWLAPVLLVAGALMWAAAGMSPLMPGAQFAFFAIVAVLALALRRLPGHLPTLALASLALLATVRYVWWRTTQTLDFRSPIEAFAGYLLYGAEAYTWMILLLGFVQTAWPLDRPIVPLPDDPDTWPSVDIYIPTYNEPLSVVKPTVFASQSIDWPSAKLRVYLLDDGRRPEFEAFAREAGIGYLTRDDNRHAKAGNINRALPKTHGEYIAIFDCDHVPTRSFLQTTMGVFLRDPKCALVQTPHHFFSPDPFERNLGTFREIPNEGNLFYGLVQSGNDLWNATFFCGSCAVLKRTALEEVGGVAVETVTEDAHTALKLHRRGYTSAYLPTVQAAGLATESLAGHVKQRTRWARGMAQIFRIDNPFLGRGLGFIQRICYGNAMLHFFYGIPRLVFLTIPLAYLFFHLYFINASSVALASYVIPYLVLANVANSRMQGRYRHSFWAEVYESVLAWYIALPTTVAFFSPKHGKFNVTDKGGKIDEGYVDWSTSKPYLVLFGLNVLAIVAGLWRLVAEQGDEASTILITLGWTVYNLAMLGAALAVARETKQVRVTHRIAMRVPATLLLADGSTAACFTSDYSTGGLGLEAVPGLSLSEGDTLTVCVTRGDRAFPFPVRVTRVTPAHVGVRFDELTLEQERQLVQCTFGRADAWLDWHASARTDTPLRGLKEVLRVGLDGYVRMWKGAARGVQSMLAPKLDRARD from the coding sequence ATGAGGGCCGCTTTCGGCTCGCGCTGGCGTGCCGCAGCCCGGCGCGTGAGCGACTGGTGCGCGCGCGGAATCGGGCTGCCGGCCGAGCGGACGTTGCTCGACTGGGTCGTGCGGCTCTTCTTCCATGCGCCGCCGCCCGGCCGCGCCGACCCGGTGCGCCGCTGGGCGCGTGCGGCGTTTCTGCGGCTCGCGCGCGAATGGGGCGTGCTGCAGCCGCTCAGCGTGCGCGAATGGCTGTGGCGCGCGATCGTGCGTGCGCCGCGCGCGGCCGACGGCCGCCCTGCGCGCGATCCGCTCGCGTGGTTCGACACGTTCGTCGTGCCGGTGTACGTTGCGGTGCGGGCGCTCGGCGCACGCGTCGACGCGTTGCTCGCGCGTCTGCCGTGGGCCCGCTGGGGCGGCTGGCTCGACGCGCGCGCGCACGGCGTCGGCCGGCGCCGCTGGCTCGCGCCGGTGCTGCTGGTCGCCGGTGCGCTGATGTGGGCGGCGGCCGGGATGTCGCCGCTGATGCCCGGCGCGCAGTTCGCGTTCTTTGCGATCGTCGCGGTGCTGGCGCTTGCGCTGCGCCGCCTGCCGGGCCACCTGCCAACGCTCGCGCTCGCGTCGCTCGCGCTGCTCGCGACGGTTCGCTACGTGTGGTGGCGCACGACGCAGACGCTCGATTTCCGCAGCCCGATCGAGGCATTCGCCGGCTATCTGCTGTACGGGGCCGAAGCCTATACGTGGATGATCCTGCTGCTCGGCTTCGTCCAGACCGCGTGGCCGCTCGACCGGCCGATCGTGCCGCTGCCCGACGACCCCGACACCTGGCCGAGCGTCGATATCTATATTCCCACCTACAACGAGCCGCTGTCGGTCGTGAAGCCGACCGTGTTCGCGTCGCAGAGCATCGACTGGCCGTCGGCCAAGCTCCGCGTGTACCTGCTCGACGACGGCCGGCGCCCCGAGTTCGAGGCGTTTGCGCGCGAAGCGGGCATCGGCTACCTGACGCGCGACGACAACCGCCACGCGAAGGCCGGCAACATCAACCGTGCGCTGCCGAAAACGCACGGCGAATACATCGCGATCTTCGACTGCGATCACGTGCCGACGCGCTCGTTCCTGCAGACGACGATGGGCGTGTTCCTGCGCGACCCGAAATGCGCGCTGGTGCAGACGCCGCATCATTTCTTCTCGCCCGATCCGTTCGAGCGCAACCTCGGCACGTTCCGCGAGATTCCGAACGAGGGCAACCTGTTCTACGGGCTCGTGCAGTCGGGCAACGACCTGTGGAACGCGACGTTCTTCTGCGGATCGTGTGCCGTGCTCAAGCGCACCGCGCTCGAGGAAGTCGGCGGCGTTGCGGTCGAGACCGTGACCGAGGACGCGCACACCGCGCTCAAGCTGCATCGCCGCGGCTACACGTCGGCGTACCTGCCGACCGTGCAGGCGGCCGGCCTCGCGACCGAGAGCCTCGCGGGCCACGTGAAGCAGCGCACGCGCTGGGCGCGCGGGATGGCGCAGATCTTCCGCATCGACAATCCGTTCCTCGGCCGCGGGCTCGGCTTCATCCAGCGGATCTGCTACGGCAATGCGATGCTGCATTTCTTCTACGGGATTCCACGGCTCGTGTTCCTGACGATTCCGCTCGCGTACCTGTTCTTCCACCTGTACTTCATCAACGCATCGTCGGTCGCGCTCGCCAGCTACGTGATCCCGTATCTCGTGCTCGCGAACGTCGCGAACTCGCGGATGCAGGGCCGCTATCGCCATTCGTTCTGGGCTGAGGTCTACGAATCGGTGCTTGCGTGGTACATCGCGCTGCCGACCACCGTCGCGTTCTTCAGCCCGAAGCACGGCAAGTTCAACGTGACCGACAAGGGCGGCAAGATCGACGAAGGTTACGTGGACTGGTCGACGTCGAAACCTTACCTCGTGCTGTTCGGGCTGAACGTGCTCGCGATCGTGGCGGGGCTGTGGCGGCTCGTGGCCGAGCAGGGCGACGAAGCGTCGACGATCCTGATCACGCTCGGCTGGACCGTCTACAACCTCGCGATGCTCGGCGCGGCGCTGGCCGTTGCGCGCGAGACGAAGCAGGTGCGCGTCACGCACCGGATCGCGATGCGCGTGCCGGCGACGCTGCTGCTTGCCGACGGATCGACGGCCGCGTGCTTCACGAGCGACTACTCGACCGGCGGCCTCGGTCTCGAAGCGGTGCCGGGGCTGTCGCTCTCGGAAGGCGACACGCTGACGGTGTGCGTGACGCGCGGCGACCGCGCGTTCCCGTTCCCGGTGCGCGTGACGCGTGTAACGCCGGCCCACGTCGGCGTGCGATTCGACGAGCTGACGCTCGAGCAGGAGCGCCAGCTTGTGCAATGCACGTTCGGCCGGGCGGACGCATGGCTCGACTGGCACGCGTCCGCGCGCACCGATACGCCGCTGCGCGGGCTGAAGGAGGTGCTGCGCGTGGGCCTCGACGGTTACGTACGAATGTGGAAGGGGGCGGCGCGCGGCGTGCAGTCGATGCTCGCGCCGAAACTCGATCGCGCGCGCGATTGA
- the bcsG gene encoding cellulose biosynthesis protein BcsG: protein MTFWNLYFILKFALFATGHLQPMWLANLAFALALAASAPIRQRVWRIVRQLVAIAIAVPLLARELHAPPLARLAEAAREVSTFRLDYWMELLPRLLPPVLVLTVAGVLIVYFIVNRWVRVATFVLAVLIVMPLWQAGNGLMARVVAPLPQQADAATARSGQPEDHNAALAAFRAQESQRQVAFGHLGNDPAAQFDVIVLHVCSLSWDDLDAAKVRNHPMLSHFDYLFTNFSTAASYSGPAAIRVLRASCGQEAHADLYKPAPQQCHLFSQLASAGYTVQSLLNHDGHFDNFLQVIHDNIGVPDAPIVSNAAAPVAMHAFDGSAIKDDYGTLANWYAQRASVPGPVALYYNTISLHDGNRVVGSSLTSIDSYPQRATKLMSDFDRLADLIARSGRRAVIVFVPEHGAALRGDKNQVAGLREIPTPRIVHGPVGVRLVGFAGNHGTATVIDQPTSFLALAQLLSNLVSNSPFKPGVTLAQYAADLPRTRMVGENEGTVTMQTNTGYAVKTPDGVWIDEQ from the coding sequence ATGACGTTCTGGAATCTGTATTTCATCCTGAAGTTCGCGCTGTTCGCGACCGGCCATTTGCAGCCGATGTGGCTCGCGAACCTCGCGTTCGCGCTCGCACTCGCGGCGAGCGCGCCGATCCGGCAGCGCGTGTGGCGCATCGTTCGGCAGCTCGTCGCGATCGCGATCGCCGTGCCGCTGCTCGCGCGCGAGCTGCACGCGCCGCCGCTCGCGCGTCTCGCTGAAGCCGCGCGCGAAGTCAGCACGTTCCGGCTCGACTACTGGATGGAGCTGCTGCCGAGACTGCTGCCGCCGGTGCTCGTGCTGACGGTGGCCGGCGTGCTGATCGTCTATTTCATCGTCAATCGCTGGGTGCGTGTCGCGACGTTCGTGCTCGCCGTGCTGATCGTGATGCCGCTGTGGCAGGCCGGCAACGGCCTGATGGCGCGCGTCGTCGCGCCGCTGCCACAGCAGGCCGATGCCGCGACCGCGCGCTCCGGCCAGCCGGAGGATCACAACGCCGCGCTCGCGGCGTTCCGCGCGCAGGAGTCGCAACGGCAGGTCGCGTTCGGCCATCTCGGCAACGATCCGGCCGCGCAGTTCGACGTGATCGTGCTGCATGTGTGCTCGCTGTCGTGGGACGATCTCGACGCCGCGAAGGTGCGCAACCACCCGATGCTGAGCCACTTCGACTACCTGTTCACGAACTTCAGCACGGCCGCAAGCTACAGCGGGCCGGCCGCGATCCGCGTGCTGCGCGCAAGCTGCGGCCAGGAAGCGCATGCGGACCTGTACAAACCCGCGCCGCAGCAGTGCCATCTGTTCTCGCAGCTCGCGTCCGCCGGCTACACGGTGCAGTCGCTACTGAACCACGACGGCCATTTCGACAACTTCCTGCAGGTGATTCACGACAACATCGGCGTGCCCGATGCGCCGATCGTGTCGAACGCGGCGGCGCCCGTCGCGATGCATGCGTTCGACGGTTCGGCGATCAAGGACGATTACGGCACGCTCGCGAACTGGTATGCGCAACGCGCATCGGTGCCGGGACCCGTCGCGCTGTACTACAACACGATCAGCCTGCACGACGGCAACCGTGTGGTGGGCAGTTCGCTGACCAGCATCGATTCGTATCCGCAGCGCGCGACGAAACTGATGAGCGACTTTGACCGGCTCGCCGACCTGATCGCGCGGTCGGGCCGGCGCGCGGTGATCGTGTTCGTCCCCGAGCATGGCGCGGCGCTGCGCGGCGACAAGAACCAGGTGGCCGGCCTGCGCGAGATTCCGACGCCGCGTATCGTGCACGGGCCGGTCGGCGTGCGGCTCGTCGGCTTCGCCGGCAACCACGGCACCGCGACCGTCATCGACCAGCCGACCAGCTTCCTCGCGCTCGCGCAACTGCTGTCGAACCTCGTGTCGAACAGCCCGTTCAAGCCGGGCGTGACGCTTGCGCAATACGCGGCCGACCTGCCGCGCACGCGGATGGTCGGCGAGAACGAGGGCACGGTGACGATGCAGACCAACACCGGCTACGCGGTGAAGACTCCGGATGGCGTATGGATCGACGAACAGTAA
- a CDS encoding pirin family protein has translation MSASIKTLLTPRESDIGNLVVRRVLPARAARLVGPFIFFDEMGPAVLPAGRGIDVLPHPHIGLATVTYLFDGTLMHHDSLGYRQKIVPGDVNWMTAGRGIVHSERSPDEDRPREQPVHGIQTWVALPVEHEDTAPAFAHHAADTLPSFTRDGATVRVIAGTAFGLTSPVDVFSPTLYAYAEFTAGGRLALDAEHDERGVYLVDGDLAIDGTPLATSTMAVLEPGGTVTFDSAHGARVMLLGGAHLPGERFIEWNFVSSERAKINAARNAWAAQTFGKVPGEEHEWTRQPERRAQ, from the coding sequence ATGTCCGCATCGATCAAGACCCTGCTCACGCCGCGCGAGAGCGACATCGGCAACCTCGTCGTGCGCCGCGTGCTGCCCGCGCGCGCCGCGCGCCTCGTCGGCCCGTTCATTTTCTTCGACGAGATGGGGCCGGCCGTGCTGCCGGCCGGCCGCGGCATCGACGTGCTGCCGCATCCGCACATCGGTCTCGCAACCGTCACCTACCTGTTCGACGGCACGCTGATGCATCACGACAGCCTCGGCTATCGGCAGAAGATCGTGCCCGGCGACGTGAACTGGATGACGGCCGGCCGCGGCATCGTCCATTCGGAGCGATCGCCGGACGAGGATCGCCCGCGCGAGCAGCCCGTCCACGGGATCCAGACCTGGGTCGCGCTGCCGGTCGAGCACGAGGACACCGCCCCTGCGTTCGCGCATCATGCAGCCGATACGCTGCCGTCGTTCACGCGCGACGGTGCGACCGTGCGCGTGATCGCGGGCACGGCGTTCGGGCTCACGTCGCCGGTGGACGTGTTCTCGCCGACGCTCTATGCGTACGCGGAATTCACAGCGGGCGGGCGGCTTGCGCTCGACGCCGAACACGATGAACGCGGCGTGTACCTCGTCGACGGCGACCTCGCGATCGACGGCACGCCGCTCGCAACTTCGACGATGGCCGTGCTCGAACCGGGCGGGACCGTGACGTTCGACAGCGCGCACGGTGCGCGCGTGATGCTGCTTGGCGGCGCGCACCTGCCGGGCGAGCGGTTCATCGAATGGAATTTCGTGTCGAGCGAACGCGCGAAGATCAACGCCGCCCGCAATGCATGGGCTGCGCAGACCTTCGGCAAGGTGCCGGGCGAGGAACATGAATGGACGCGCCAGCCGGAGCGCCGCGCGCAGTAA
- a CDS encoding OsmC family protein: MSELTVEASIGSVDYLVHFTDGVHQWRADEPAALGGGDTAPTPVALLLSSLGACTAITLKMYAQRKGWPLAEVHVKLAHESGSAGSTIVRRITLDGDLSDEQRERLLQIANACPVHKILTHPIAIDTAIA; the protein is encoded by the coding sequence ATGAGCGAACTCACCGTCGAAGCGAGCATCGGCTCGGTCGATTACCTCGTCCACTTCACCGACGGCGTCCATCAGTGGCGCGCCGACGAACCGGCTGCGCTCGGCGGCGGCGACACCGCACCGACACCGGTCGCGCTGCTGCTGTCGAGCCTCGGCGCATGCACCGCGATCACGCTGAAGATGTACGCGCAGCGCAAAGGCTGGCCGCTTGCCGAGGTGCACGTGAAGCTCGCGCACGAATCGGGCAGCGCGGGCAGCACGATCGTGCGCCGCATCACGCTGGACGGCGACCTGTCGGACGAGCAGCGCGAGCGCCTGCTCCAGATCGCGAACGCATGCCCGGTGCACAAGATCCTCACGCACCCGATCGCGATCGACACGGCCATCGCGTGA